From a single Miscanthus floridulus cultivar M001 chromosome 8, ASM1932011v1, whole genome shotgun sequence genomic region:
- the LOC136476741 gene encoding F-box/LRR-repeat protein 25-like isoform X2 yields MQLRSGRLLPPPLAPPQGGTRSPACCPEDRLSGLPDDLLILVLVRLQCAREAARKSVLSRRWAGLWKQLPELTFKGVDNDSVKAALACVTRPTLELLDIRLNGMVAPGDVSSLLGGAAPLAPDKLIVTLEESIDPFEADELHCLSRTTSLQLTAQDLYIAPPLFGEFTSLKSLFLHSCRIDLGAMLPVCPCLSILKISDYWGSDAITIHSSSLEELSMDITSCDAYDDGCIDIVCPVLKKVEVEAGRANMLRVSFLAPVVEELCWSLKYDSLHLYSDFFMVTGEWCLGGIGVWFGGKQLPHINILRLDIHCTCLIDVEGDGERQSTTEAIARLPVTNFSVLELYISANAHVIGSLVSCLLQILPAIQKLKLVMVCQSEIWRWWRL; encoded by the exons ATGCAGCTGCGGTCGGGCCGCCTCCTACCCCCGCCGTTAGCACCTCCTCAAGGAGGCACGCGCAGTCCTGCGTGCTGTCCTGAGGACCGGCTCAGCGGACTACCAGACGACCTGCTCATCTTGGTGCTCGTGAGGCTTCAATGTGCCCGTGAAGCAGCACGCAAGAGCGTGCTCTCCCGCCGCTGGGCCGGTCTCTGGAAGCAGCTCCCGGAGCTCACCTTCAAAGGTGTCGACAACGACTCTGTCAAGGCTGCTCTCGCCTGTGTCACACGCCCCACGCTTGAGCTCCTCGACATCCGTTTGAATGGCATGGTGGCTCCTGGGGATGTCTCTTCTCTTCTCGGTGGTGCCGCACCGCTGGCACCCGACAAGCTCATCGTTACCTTGGAGGAGTCCATAGACCCCTTTGAGGCCGACGAGCTGCACTGCTTATCCCGTACCACCTCACTGCAGCTTACCGCTCAGGATCTCTACATCGCACCGCCACTGTTTGGTGAGTTCACGTCGCTCAAGAGTCTCTTCCTACACTCATGCCGCATTGACCTTGGTGCCATGCTCCCTGTCTGCCCATGCCTAAGCATTCTCAAGATCAGCGACTACTGGGGGAGCGACGCCATCACCATTCACTCTTCTTCGCTTGAGGAGCTCAGCATGGACATCACTAGTTGTGACGCCTATGATGACGGTTGTATCGACATTGTGTGCCCAGTGCTTAAGAAGGTCGAAGTGGAGGCTGGCCGTGCCAACATGCTCAGAGTGTCGTTCTTGGCACCAGTAGTGGAGGAACTTTGCTGGTCGCTCAAGTACGATTCCCTCCACCTCTACTCTGATTTTTTCATGGTTACTGGTGAGTGGTGCCTTGGTGGCATTGGAGTGTGGTTTGGAGGGAAGCAGCTACCTCACATCAACATCCTACGCCTTGATATCCATTGCACCTGT CTGATAGATGTGGAAGGAGACGGTGAAAGACAAAGCACAACAGAAGCTATAGCTCGACTTCCAGTGACCAACTTCTCTGTTTTGGAGCTGTATATCTCGGCCAATGCACATGTTATTGGATCACTGGTGTCGTGTCTTCTTCAGATTTTACCAGCTATACAAAAGCTTAAGCTGGTCATGGTTTGTCAAAGTGAG
- the LOC136476742 gene encoding heterogeneous nuclear ribonucleoprotein 1-like, with the protein MGKAEARSRGRGGGGGGGGGSSGGGSGNPGKIFVGGLPRDTTDATFVRHFGQYGEIVDSVIMKDRYTSQPRGFGFITYSNPAVVDKVIEDKHVINGKQVEIKRTIPKGSLQSSSKDFKTKKIFVGGLPSTLTEDDFKSFFARYGTVVDHQIMFDHETKRSRGFGFIVFASEQVVDDLLANGNMIDLAGSKVEIKKAEPKKSSNPPPPPPVHGRNARSAYDSGSRDHPSADNYDGMANAYGNYRGGGFGPYRSDTGFGARLGNYGGIGDFGGAYGRYYAGLGGYGAASSFGYPGRFGLYGGGFGGAYAGGDLSAYRRGGADESFSAPGNSGFGGDADESFGGPGSSGFSGTAYGGAYDPTLGGYGSASTPDTNRGSFTGGYGRYHPYG; encoded by the exons ATGGGGAAGGCGGAGGCGAGGTCAAgggggcgcggcggcggtggtggtggcggcggcggcagcagcggcggtggcagcggcaATCCGGG GAAAATCTTCGTCGGAGGGCTCCCGCGGGACACCACTGATG CTACATTTGTCAGGCATTTTGGACAATATGGAGAAATAGTTGATTCAGTGATAATGAAGGATAGGTACACATCTCAGCCAAGGGGTTTTGGCTTCATTACATACTCTAACCCTGCTGTTGTTGATAAAGTGATAGAGGACAAGCATGTTATCAATGGAAAGCAA GTTGAGATTAAGAGAACCATACCAAAAGGTTCTCTGCAGTCTAGCTCCAAGGATTTCAAGACTAAAAAGATATTTGTTGGTGGGCTTCCCTCAACACTAACAGAAG ACGATTTCAAGAGTTTCTTTGCAAGATATGGGACTGTGGTAGACCACCAGATTATGTTTGATCATGAGACCAAACGTTCTCGAGGCTTTGGATTTATAGTTTTTGCTTCTGAGCAAGTTGTAGATGATTTGTTAGCAAATGGAAATATGATTGACCTTGCTGGTTCAAAG GTGGAGATCAAGAAAGCAGAACCAAAGAAATCCTccaatccaccaccaccaccaccagtgcaTGGTAGAAATGCTAGGTCAGCATATGATAGTGGCTCTAGGGACCACCCTTCTGCTGACAACTATGATGGAATGGCCAATGCTTATGGAAATTACAGGGGTGGTGGATTTGGTCCTTATAGGAGCGACACAGGTTTCGGTGCTAGGCTCGGCAACTATGGTGGGATAGGTGATTTTGGTGGTGCATATGGTCGTTACTATGCAGGATTAGGGGGCTACGGAGCCGCGTCTTCGTTTGGTTATCCCGGTCGCTTTGGGTTATATGGAGGAGGTTTTGGTGGAGCTTATGCTGGTGGTGACTTAAGTGCCTATAGACGCGGTGGTGCTGATGAGAGCTTCAGTGCCCCTGGTAATTCTGGGTTTGGTGGTGATGCTGATGAGAGCTTTGGTGGCCCTGGTAGTTCTGGCTTTAGTGGCACCGCCTACGGTGGGGCATATGATCCTACGCTAGGTGGTTATGGATCTGCTAGCACACCTGACACGAATAGGGGAAGCTTCACTGGTGGATATGGACGATATCACCCGTATGGATGA
- the LOC136476740 gene encoding oligopeptide transporter 1-like, whose amino-acid sequence MEPAEPQQVELSHLEGRRRNTSSRPGTNGGSARTDDDDSAEKEEVDDCPIEEVRLTVPITDDPALPALTFRTWFLGLLSCALLAFSNQFFGYRQNPLYISSLSVQIVVLPLGKFMAACLPSKTVRIMGWSFSLNPGPFNLKEHVLITIFANTGSNSVYAVGIITIVKAFYHREIHPLAAMLLTQTTQLMGYGWAGLFRKFLVDSPYMWWPANLVQVSLFRALHEKEKRPRGGTTRLQFFLTVLAASFAYYIVPNYLFPTISTISVVCLVWKNSVTAQQIGSGVYGLGVGAFGLDWATVAGFLGTPLSTPAFAIVNIMAGFFLIVYVIVPLAYWSDAYGARRFPIISSHVFMANGSRYDVNRVLDPNTFQFSQAGYDGAGQIHLSIFFAFTYGLSFATLAATLSHVALYHGKSIWEQTKATVRAAGGDVHARLMRRNYAAVPQWWFQVMLVIVLGLSLFTCEGFGRQLQLPYWGVLLAAGIAFFFTLPIGIITATTNQQPGLNVVTELIIGYLYPGRPLANVAFKTYGYISMSQAIMFLQDFKLGHYMKIPPRSMFAVQLVGTVLASSVYFATSWWLLESVPNICDPTKLPEGSPWTCPGDDVFFNASIIWGVVGPLRMFGRLGLYSKMNYFFLAGALAPVPFWALARAFPDSAWAPWLRLVNMPVLLGATGMMPPARSVNYLMWGAVGLAFNYVVYRRYKAWWARHNYVLSAGLDAGVAFMGIVSYAVLQSRGINGVDWWGLQVDDHCALARCPTAPGVSAPGCPVH is encoded by the exons ATGGAGCCGGCGGAGCCTCAGCAAGTGGAGCTCAGCCACCTGGAAGGCCGCCGCCGGAATACCAGCAGCAGGCCAGGCACCAATGGTGGAAGTGCAAGAACCG ACGACGATGATTCTGCAGAGAAAGAGGAGGTAGACGACTGCCCGATCGAGGAGGTCCGGCTGACGGTGCCGATCACTGACGACCCGGCATTGCCGGCGCTGACGTTCAGGACCTGGTTCCTGGGGCTCCTCTCCTGCGCGCTGCTGGCCTTCTCCAACCAGTTCTTCGGGTACCGTCAGAACCCGCTGTACATCTCCTCCCTGTCGGTGCAGATCGTGGTGCTGCCGCTCGGCAAGTTCATGGCGGCGTGCCTCCCCAGCAAGACCGTCCGGATCATGGGGTGGTCCTTCTCCCTCAACCCGGGGCCTTTCAACCTCAAGGAGCACGTGCTCATCACCATCTTCGCCAACACCGGCTCCAACTCCGTCTACGCCGTCGGCATCATCACCATCGTCAAGGCGTTCTACCACCGGGAGATCCACCCGCTGGCCGCCATGCTGCTCACCCAGACCACGCAGCTGATGGGGTACGGCTGGGCGGGCCTCTTCAGGAAGTTCCTCGTCGACTCGCCCTACATGTGGTGGCCGGCGAACCTGGTGCAGGTCTCCCTCTTCCGGGCGCTGCACGAGAAGGAGAAGAGGCCCCGGGGAGGCACCACGAGGCTGCAGTTCTTCCTCACCGTGCTCGCCGCCAGCTTCGCCTACTACATTGTGCCCAACTACCTGTTCCcgaccatctccaccatctcggTGGTGTGCCTCGTCTGGAAGAACTCGGTGACGGCGCAGCAGATCGGGTCCGGCGTGTACGGCCTCGGCGTCGGCGCGTTCGGCCTGGACTGGGCCACCGTGGCCGGGTTCCTTGGCACGCCGCTGTCGACGCCGGCGTTCGCCATCGTCAACATCATGGCCGGCTTCTTCCTCATCGTCTACGTGATCGTTCCCCTCGCCTACTGGAGCGACGCGTACGGCGCCAGGCGGTTCCCCATCATCTCCTCCCACGTGTTCATGGCCAACGGCAGCCGGTACGACGTGAACCGGGTGCTGGACCCCAACACGTTCCAGTTCAGCCAGGCCGGCTACGACGGGGCCGGCCAGATCCACCTCAGCATCTTCTTCGCCTTCACCTACGGCCTCAGCTTCGCGACGCTGGCGGCCACGCTGTCCCACGTCGCGCTCTACCACGGCAAGTCGATATGGGAGCAGACCAAGGCGACGGTGCGTGCCGCCGGCGGCGACGTGCACGCCCGGCTGATGAGGAGGAACTACGCCGCCGTGCCGCAGTGGTGGTTCCAGGTGATGCTGGTAATCGTGCTCGGCCTCTCGCTCTTCACCTGCGAGGGCTTCGGCCGCCAGCTCCAGCTCCCGTACTGGGGTGTCCTCCTCGCCGCCGGCATCGCCTTCTTCTTCACGCTCCCCATCGGCATCATCACGGCCACCACCAACCAGCAGCCGGGGCTCAACGTCGTGACGGAGCTCATCATCGGCTACCTTTACCCGGGTCGACCGCTCGCCAACGTGGCGTTCAAGACGTACGGCTACATCAGCATGTCGCAGGCCATCATGTTCCTGCAGGACTTCAAGCTGGGCCACTACATGAAGATTCCGCCGCGCTCCATGTTCGCCGTGCAGCTCGTCGGCACCGTGCTAGCGTCGTCGGTCTACTTCGCCACGTCGTGGTGGCTGCTGGAGAGTGTGCCCAACATCTGCGACCCGACGAAGCTGCCGGAGGGGAGCCCCTGGACGTGCCCCGGCGACGACGTCTTCTTCAACGCGTCCATCATCTGGGGCGTCGTGGGACCGCTGCGGATGTTCGGCCGCCTCGGCCTGTACTCCAAGATGAACTACTTCTTCCTCGCCGGCGCGCTGGCACCGGTGCCGTTCTGGGCGCTGGCGCGCGCGTTCCCAGACAGCGCCTGGGCGCCGTGGCTCCGCCTCGTCAACATGCCCGTGCTGCTGGGCGCCACGGGGATGATGCCGCCGGCGCGCTCCGTCAACTACCTCATGTGGGGCGCCGTCGGCCTCGCCTTCAACTACGTCGTCTACCGGCGGTACAAGGCCTGGTGGGCGCGGCACAACTACGTGCTCTCCGCGGGCCTCGACGCCGGCGTCGCCTTCATGGGCATCGTCTCCTACGCCGTGCTGCAGTCCAGAGGCATCAATGGCGTCGACTGGTGGGGGCTGCAGGTCGACGACCACTGCGCGCTAGCGAGGTGCCCCACGGCGCCGGGAGTCAGTGCACCCGGCTGCCCTGTTCACTAG